One Candidatus Hydrogenedentota bacterium genomic window carries:
- a CDS encoding type II secretion system protein GspG has product MTSTSTSRRTISGKYILLFFPILAVVSFVATYTIVALSTPQNSPKAQMFRTEATLRSLANAIETYRADLGAYPPAGEMGLSLATAYLSKTVNYLPEGPPQDAWNHSYYYVPSDAYQAPGSVALKLDEKYLAPTTYQLYSAGIDGDPGIEDPRKRADNISSWDSDRAWRAKYYHLQQAYFESQVHANE; this is encoded by the coding sequence CATCCTTCTGTTCTTCCCTATTCTCGCGGTCGTGAGCTTCGTGGCAACATACACAATCGTCGCGCTCAGCACCCCGCAGAATTCGCCCAAAGCGCAAATGTTCCGCACGGAAGCCACGTTGCGTTCGCTGGCCAACGCCATTGAGACGTATCGGGCCGATCTAGGCGCCTATCCACCGGCGGGCGAAATGGGCTTGAGCCTTGCTACGGCATATTTGTCCAAGACCGTCAACTACTTACCGGAGGGTCCGCCTCAGGATGCTTGGAATCACTCGTATTACTATGTCCCCTCCGATGCCTATCAAGCTCCCGGCTCGGTGGCGCTCAAGCTGGACGAGAAGTACCTTGCGCCGACTACTTACCAGTTGTATTCGGCCGGTATCGATGGCGATCCCGGAATTGAGGACCCCCGGAAACGTGCAGACAACATCTCTTCTTGGGACAGCGATCGCGCATGGCGCGCCAAGTACTACCACCTGCAGCAAGCCTACTTTGAATCACAGGTGCACGCGAACGAGTAA